A DNA window from Patagioenas fasciata isolate bPatFas1 chromosome 1, bPatFas1.hap1, whole genome shotgun sequence contains the following coding sequences:
- the USF3 gene encoding basic helix-loop-helix domain-containing protein USF3 isoform X3, giving the protein MLVTVLKGEIKELLFALFSETMPEMTENETPTKKQHRKKNRETHNAVERHRKKKINAGINRIGELIPCSPALKQSKNMILDQAFKYITEMKRQNDELLLNGGNNEQAEEIKKLRKQLDELQKENGRYIELLKANDICLYDDPTIHWKGNLKNSKVSVVIPGDQVQKNIIVYSNGSQPNGNNQGASVQGITFNVGHNLQKQTANVVPVQRTCNLVTPVTISGVYPAENKPWSQTTISTLASTQAVPAGNVLELSTSENERGVLAAATASSQSASQSGTEQELRCSSSNAPQNDQNIPKSKNDEEGTKLTKKTLLQGISLPSSASTEATQVQQVNATSSNTHNSRTDLQESCVISTTDTACVPSVRLSTADSFSSVNVLKSTDLGSSAGMPATSAAEGVKAATAISTLPASPLENCWSFSGSSGVGTSDLKNMSSLTRMPSAGNTQTTWTTLQLAGNTVQPLSQAPSSIMTALLNEPVNGAGTVSSAHSRPLTTSISLNTSLPGDGQAAEQIVVTLPSCPPLPMQPLISQPQVKTQAVGNILPLNSAMQVIQMAQPVVSAVTGAPANQNVIILQPPNPVPCPPIVRAEVPSQNVSQQIVIIQAANQNPLPLLSAQPSASVRVPVNGPTAIANSSSSIQNASLPQTFGGKHLVHILPRPSSLPSSSSTQTFSVTMSNQQHPQTISLNGQLFALQPVMSSSGASNQAPLQIIQPTTSEDPNTNVALNTFGALANLNQSISQMAGQSCLHLSLSHPTNPTTVNNQIATVNCVSLPTSVASSVPTEASVLTSASNSISASPKKVAAGLPSSAKSKRANKKPSTKKHQAVNSKVSCPAVPCEDAGKVDCAPVEVVAKPSNSEGLLENAPAASQDLATSQSSGVAASSGISVSDCCSKESMSSEQAAKTCSDPESSSAEAPASSPLTFMVSEQLALTPPTVKDAASHQQALGSQNRLPTSSASSESPKPCEPLSTLTSSPTEAHVTHSQVAGTSAAQSSTAGHTSKAGTISESCSVVQDSSVVMQDTDLLERQGLTKMLSDLSKERTTAEKTSSFTVQGEHSDFSMENSKSAESNVDLPEKQELLLMNTEGDTLSQHHSCISDQEVAGASLIASRQADSPMSTSSGSSRGFSVASMLPDTTREDVTSSTSTSTCNSCTFSEQTDIVALAARAIFDQENLEKGGGGGIQVNVRDAVSKSTEVAPLEREQQPFKPQQVKENNAGPLEAAPNKFNAQDTVQANVDRQVEKPSCSVGGVETSNTSLQISTSQSPSITSLSVNNLIHQSRIVHPLVSCSSLSQSSDPASVPATIGLSIPSSTYVNQSPGPSMMSEYAQEQLNAIRASTMQAPQLQESHLKQQNHEGRKDSAKRAVQDDLLLSTAKRQKQCQTTPIRLEGMALMNQTPESIADQTQMLVSQIPPNSSNSVASVSNQGHTDGLNRLFPSNSNFVTPALRQTEVQCASQPSISEQQGQAGQHLPPIQHVPAQGISHLHSSHPYLKQQQAGQLRERHHLYQLQHHVTHGENAVHSQPHGVHQQRTIQQEVQMQKKRNLIQGTQATQLSLQQKHHGSDQTRQKGGQPHPHHQQMQQQMQQHFGASQPEKNCENPATSRNHHNHPQSHINQDIMHQQQQDVSSRQQGSASEHVSGHNQMQRLMTSRGLEQQMVSQASIVTRPSDMTCTPHRQERNRVSSYSAEALIGKTPSNSEQRIGISLQGPRVSDQLEMRSYLDVSRNKGLVIHNMQGRLSVDHTVGSDVQRLSDCQTFKPSGPNQQPTGNFDVQASRNSEIGNSVSSLRSMQSQAFRIGQNTGTSIERQKRLPYQPVQGIPAGNTLPSRENENTCHQSFMQSLLAPHLGDQVSGSQRSISEHQRNTQCGASSTIEYNCPPARESVHIRRDGDGQSRESCDMSIGAINTRNSSLTIPFSSSSSSGDIQGRNTSPNISVQKSNPMRMTDSHGTKSHMNTPVSSNMHGVVRPTHPHPAISHGNGEQGQPSVRQPNSSVTQRSRHPLQDNAGSKIRQPERNRSGNQRHGNVFDPSLPHLPLSTSGSMILGRQQSAIEKRGSIVRFMSDGPQVSNDNTAPDQHTLSQNFGFPFIPEGGMNPPINANTSFIPPVTQPSATRTPALIPVDPQNTLPSFYPPYSPAHPTLSNDISIPYFPNQMFPNPSTEKPSSGSLNNRFGSILSPPRPVGFAQPSFPLLPDMPPMHMTNTSHLSNFNLTSLFPEIATALPPDGSAMSPLLSIANTSASDSSKQSSNRPAHNISHILGHDCSSAV; this is encoded by the exons GCTCTCTTCTCCGAAACCATGCCAGAGATGACAGAGAATGAGACACCTACTAAGAAGCAACATCG GAAGAAAAACCGGGAGACACATAATGCAG tgGAGAGACATCGAAAGAAGAAGATTAATGCTGGGATAAACAGAATCGGAGAACTCATTCcctgctctccagcactgaagcag AGCAAGAACATGATCCTGGATCAGGCCTTTAAGTATATAACAGAAATGAAAAGACAGAATGATGAACTTCTGTTAAATGGAGGGAACAATGAGCAGG CTGAAGAGATTAAAAAACTCCGGAAACAGCTGGATGAACTGCAGAAGGAAAATGGGAGATACATTGAACTACTGAAAGCAAATGATATTTGCCTGTATGATGACCCTACAATCCACTGGAAGGGAAATCTCAAAAATTCAAAGGTCTCAGTTGTTATTCCTGGTGATCAGGTTCAAAAAAACATCATTGTCTATTCAAATGGGAGTCAACCCAACGGAAATAACCAGGGAGCATCCGTCCAGGGAATAACATTTAACGTTGGTCATAATTTACAAAAGCAAACAGCCAATGTTGTGCCAGTCCAGAGAACTTGTAACCTAGTGACTCCTGTGACAATTTCTGGTGTTTACCCCGCAGAAAACAAGCCCTGGTCACAAACTACCATTTCGACACTGGCCTCCACGCAGGCAGTTCCAGCAGGGAATGTTCTTGAGCTTTCCACCTCTGAGAACGAGCGAGGCGTGCTTGCCGCTGCTACTGCCAGCTCACAGAGCGCATCTCAATCTGGAACAGAACAGGAACTGCGGTGTTCTTCAAGTAACGCACCACAGAATGATCAAAACATCCCCAAAAGTAAGAATGATGAGGAGGGCACTAAACTAACAAAGAAAACACTCCTGCAGGGAATCAGCCTTCCTTCCAGTGCCTCCACAGAAGCCACCCAAGTTCAACAGGTGAATGCAACTTCCTCAAATACACACAATTCTAGGACTGACCTTCAGGAAAGCTGTGTCATTTCAACCACAGACACAGCTTGTGTGCCATCTGTGAGACTGTCTACTGCAGATAGTTTTTCCTCTGTAAACGTTCTCAAAAGTACAGACTTAGGCAGTAGTGCTGGAATGCCTGCAACTTCTGCAGCAGAAGGAGTTAAGGCTGCAACAGCAATAAGCACTCTGCCTGCCAGTCCCCTAGAGAACTGCTggtctttttcaggctcttcaGGTGTTGGCACTTCAGACTTGAAAAACATGAGTAGCCTTACACGGATGCCTTCAGCTGGAAACACACAGACCACGTGGACAACTTTGCAGCTAGCGGGAAATACTGTTCAGCCACTAAGCCAAGCGCCCTCCAGTATAATGACTGCACTATTAAACGAGCCAGTTAATGGTGCTGGTACTGTATCTTCTGCTCACAGCAGGCCTTTGACTACAAGTATCAGTTTGAATacttctctgcctggggatgGTCAGGCAGCTGAACAGATTGTAGTTACCTTGCCCTCGTGCCCACCCTTACCTATGCAGCCATTAATCAGCCAGCCACAGGTTAAAACTCAGGCTGTAGGAAATATCCTTCCATTAAATTCAGCTATGCAGGTGATTCAGATGGCTCAGCCAGTCGTGTCAGCTGTTACAGGAGCGCCAGCAAACCAGAATGTCATCATTCTCCAGCCTCCAAACCCTGTGCCATGCCCCCCAATTGTGAGAGCAGAAGTTCCCAGCCAAAACGTTAGCCAGCAAATTGTAATTATACAAGCCGCTAACCAGAatcctctccccctcctctctgctCAGCCTTCTGCTTCTGTAAGAGTTCCTGTGAATGGGCCAACTGCAATTGCAAACTCTAGCAGCTCCATACAAAATGCCTCTCTTCCACAGACCTTTGGAGGGAAACACCTTGTCCATATATTACCAAGACCATCCTCTTTGCCATCTTCTAGCTCCACGCAAACATTTTCAGTTACAATGTCAAATCAACAGCATCCTCAAACGATCTCATTAAATGGGCAGCTTTTTGCGTTGCAGCCTGTGATGTCTTCATCTGGAGCTTCAAATCAAGCCCCTCTGCAAATTATTCAGCCCACCACCAGCGAGGACCCAAATACCAATGTTGCCCTCAATACGTTTGGTGCTTTAGCTAACCTCAATCAAAGCATATCACAAATGGCTGGACAGAGCTGCTTACATTTGTCTCTCAGCCATCCTACCAATCCCACAACTGTCAATAACCAGATTGCCACAGTTAACTGTGTGTCTTTACCCACTTCCGTGGCATCTTCAGTACCCACAGAGGCTTCAGTACTAACTAGTGCATCTAATTCAATAAGTGCTTCCCCAAAAAAAGTGGCTGCTGGCTTGCCATCCAGTGCAAAATCAAAAAGGGCAAACAAAAAGCCAAGTACGAAGAAACACCAAGCAGTCAACAGTAAAGTGTCCTGTCCAGCAGTTCCTTGCGAAGatgcagggaaggtggactgtgCTCCTGTGGAAGTGGTGGCAAAGCCATCAAACAGCGAGGGGCTGCTTGAAAACGCTCCAGCAGCTTCGCAAGATTTAGCAACATCTCAGTCGAGTGGTGTAGCAGCATCAAGTGGCATCAGCGTTTCTGACTGTTGTTCCAAAGAGAGTATGAGCTCTGAACAGGCAGCCAAAACCTGCTCTGATCCTGAGTCGAGCTCGGCAGAGGCGCCCGCTTCCTCGCCACTGACGTTCATGGTGTCAGAGCAGCTGGCCCTTACCCCGCCAACTGTCAAAGATGCTGCTTCTCACCAGCAGGCCCTTGGGTCTCAAAACCGTCTGCCAACCAGCTCTGCCTCATCGGAGTCACCCAAACCCTGTGAACCCCTCAGCACCTTAACATCCTCTCCTACCGAAGCACATGTGACACATTCTCAGGTTGCTGGGAcatcagcagcacagagcagcacagcaggTCATACTTCCAAGGCAGGAACGATTTCAGAGTCCTGCAGTGTTGTGCAGGATTCCTCAGTAGTAATGCAAGACACAGACTTATTAGAAAGACAGGGTCTAACCAAAATGCTGTCTGATCTCTCGAAAGAAAGAACAACTGCAGAAAAAACCTCTTCATTTACTGTTCAGGGGGAGCATTCTGATTTTTCCATGGAAAACTCTAAATCAGCAGAATCAAACGTTGATTTGCCTGAGAAGCAGGAACTCTTGCTAATGAACACGGAAGGTGACACGCTCTCCCAGCATCACTCCTGCATTTCTGATCAGGAAGTAGCGGGTGCTTCCCTTATCGCTAGCAGGCAGGCAGACTCCCCAATGTCAACTAGCTCTGGTAGCAGTCGAGGCTTCTCAGTTGCATCCATGTTGCCAGATACCACCAGAGAAGACGTTACTAGCAGCACCTCAACCAGTACGTGTAACAGCTGCACATTTTCAGAACAGACTGACATTGTAGCTCTTGCAGCAAGAGCGATTTTTGACCAGGAAAACCTGGAGAAGGGTGGAGGGGGAGGAATACAGGTTAATGTGAGGGATGCTGTCTCTAAGTCAACAGAGGTTGCACCTTTGGAGAGAGAGCAACAGCCTTTTAAGCCTCaacaagtgaaagaaaacaatgcAGGGCCATTGGAAGCAGCACCAAACAAATTCAATGCTCAGGATACAGTACAAGCAAATGTTGATAGACAGGTTGAAAAGCCAAGCTGCTCTGTAGGAGGTGTGGAAACATCAAACACTTCTTTGCAGATTTCCACTTCCCAGTCGCCAAGCATAACCAGTTTAAGTGTAAATAATCTAATACACCAGAGTCGAATTGTCCATCCCCTTGTGAGTTGCTCGAGTTTATCCCAGTCTTCAGACCCAGCAAGTGTCCCTGCAACCATTGGCCTTTCCATTCCCTCTAGCACATATGTCAATCAGTCTCCAGGACCTTCTATGATGAGTGAGTATGCTCAGGAACAACTTAATGCTATTAGGGCAAGCACCATGcaggctccccagctgcaggaatCACACTTAAAGCAGCAAAATCATGAAGGTCGCAAGGACTCTGCCAAGCGGGCTGTTCAAGATGACCTTTTGCTTTCTACAGCAAAGAGGCAAAAGCAGTGCCAGACAACGCCCATAAGGCTGGAAGGGATGGCATTGATGAACCAAACACCAGAGAGTATTGCTGATCAAACACAGATGCTAGTCAGTCAGATTCCTCCTAATTCATCCAATTCAGTGGCATCAGTGAGCAATCAAGGGCACACCGATGGCCTTAACAGATTATTCCCATCTAACAGCAACTTTGTAACACCAGCTTTGAGACAAACTGAAGTTCAATGTGCTTCTCAGCCATCAATTTCAGAGCAGCAAGGCCAGGCAGGGCAGCACTTGCCGCCAATTCAACATGTTCCTGCTCAAGGCATATCTCACCTTCACAGCAGTCATCCATACTTAAAGCAACAGCAGGCTGGCCAGTTAAGAGAAAGGCACCACTTGTATCAGCTGCAGCACCATGTCACTCATGGGGAAAACGCAGTCCACTCTCAACCCCATGGTGTCCACCAACAGCGAACAATACAGCAGGAGGTGCAGATGCAAAAGAAACGAAATCTCATCCAGGGAACACAAGCCACACAACTTTCTCTACAGCAAAAACACCACGGAAGTGATCAGACACGGCAAAAAGGTGGTCAGCCTCATCCTCACCACCAGCAAAtgcagcagcagatgcagcagcacTTTGGAGCTTCTCAGCCTGAAAAGAACTGTGAAAATCCTGCAACAAGCAGAAACCATCATAACCACCCTCAGAGCCATATAAATCAGGATATTATGCATCAACAGCAGCAAGATGTTAGCAGCAGACAGCAAGGCTCAGCTTCTGAGCATGTGTCAGGCCACAATCAGATGCAGAGACTTATGACCTCAAGGGGCTTAGAGCAGCAAATGGTGTCGCAGGCAAGTATCGTAACCAGACCATCAGATATGACATGCACCCCTCATAGGCAAGAAAGAAATAGAGTTTCCAGCTACTCTGCAGAGGCGCTCATTGGGAAGACGCCCTCTAATTCAGAACAGAGGATAGGAATATCTCTTCAAGGCCCTAGGGTTTCTGACCAGCTTGAAATGAGAAGCTACCTTGATGTTTCTAGAAATAAAGGGTTGGTCATTCATAATATGCAGGGACGCTTATCTGTCGACCATACAGTTGGATCAGATGTGCAGCGGCTTTCTGATTGTCAAACATTTAAGCCATCTGGACCCAATCAACAACCAACAGGCAATTTCGATGTACAGGCTTCAAGAAACAGTGAAATTGGTAATTCTGTGTCATCCCTCAGGAGCATGCAGTCACAAGCGTTTCGAATTGGTCAAAATACTGGGACATCCATAGAGAGACAGAAGAGATTGCCCTACCAGCCAGTACAGGGTATTCCAGCAGGAAATACCCTGCCATCAAGGGAAAATGAAAACACATGCCACCAAAGCTTTATGCAGAGTTTACTTGCCCCTCATCTTGGAGATCAAGTTAGTGGAAGCCAAAGATCAATCTCAGAACATCAAAGGAACACACAATGCGGCGCCTCGTCCACAATTGAGTACAACTGTCCCCCAGCACGGGAGAGTGTCCACATCCGAAGAGATGGTGATGGCCAGAGTAGGGAGAGCTGTGACATGTCTATTGGTGCAATTAACACAAGAAACAGTTCTTTGACTATTCCTTTTTCAAGTTCTTCTTCCTCGGGAGATATTCAGGGCCGCAATACAAGCCCTAACATCTCTGTGCAGAAGTCCAATCCCATGAGGATGACAGACAGTCATGGAACTAAGAGCCACATGAATACACCCGTTTCTAGCAACATGCATGGAGTTGTGAGGCCAACTCACCCTCACCCTGCCATTTCTCATGGAAATGGCGAGCAAGGGCAACCGTCTGTTCGTCAGCCAAATTCTTCAGTTACTCAGCGGTCAAGGCATCCTCTGCAAGATAATGCAGGTTCTAAAATACGTCAGCCAGAAAGGAATCGATCTGGAAATCAAAGACATGGGAATGTCTTTGACCCTAGTCTTCCCCATCTTCCCCTGTCCACCAGTGGCAGTATGATCCTTGGGCGCCAGCAGTCTGCGATAGAAAAAAGAGGAAGCATTGTCCGATTTATGTCTGATGGCCCTCAAGTGTCTAATGATAACACAGCCCCTGACCAACATACTCTCTCTCAGAATTTTGGATTCCCTTTTATTCCAGAGGGTGGCATGAATCCACCGATAAATGCCAATACCTCTTTCATCCCACCAGTCACCCAGCCTAGTGCCACTCGAACACCAGCTCTAATCCCGGTTGATCCTCAAAATACGCTGCCATCCTTCTATCCTCCGTACTCTCCTGCCCACCCTACCCTTTCCAATGACATTTCTATCCCTTACTTTCCCAATCAAATGTTTCCTAACCCAAGCACAGAGAAGCCGAGTAGTGGAAGTTTGAACAATCGATTTGGATCCATTTTGTCTCCTCCCAGGCCTGTTGGTTTTGCGCAGCCAAGTTTTCCTTTGCTTCCGGATATGCCGCCAATGCACATGACCAACACATCGCACTTATCCAATTTTAACTTGACGTCTTTGTTTCCAGAAATAGCCACAGCTCTTCCTCCAGATGGTTCAGCAATGTCGCCTTTGCTTTCCATTGCAAACACATCTGCTTCAGATTCTTCCAAGCAGTCCTCAAACCGACCTGCCCACAATATAAGCCATATTCTAGGTCATGACTGCAGCTCAGCTGTATGA